The following proteins are co-located in the Spinactinospora alkalitolerans genome:
- a CDS encoding DUF6807 domain-containing protein: MTIDQQAGHGTEPAAKGLGLVHEHDRSLRLTYDGAELTRYVYRPWDVQSESPRPYFHPVRTLGGDTVSLYRPHDHVWHKGIAWSLPNVGAANFWGGPTYVRDRGYRQLANDGAMLHRGFDRLAAAPDSVAVDERLDWVTEQGETWFTETRGFRVAVDPARQAWTLVFETAFTNLTDAEIAMGSPTTEGRDNAGYGGLFWRGPRSFSGGRVYGPHGEGGDDMMGVRAPWMAFAGRHDEHDRASTLVFVDAPENPGHPVQWFVRSGIFACVCPAPFFSEEVPAPPGAALGYRYAVVVSDGDRGSSGSAELAELGLAELERAARGKAGAP, from the coding sequence ATGACCATCGACCAGCAGGCCGGGCACGGGACCGAACCCGCGGCGAAGGGCCTGGGACTGGTGCACGAGCACGACCGCTCGCTGCGCCTGACCTACGACGGCGCGGAGTTGACGCGCTACGTCTACCGGCCCTGGGACGTTCAGTCGGAGTCACCGCGCCCCTACTTCCATCCCGTCCGCACCCTGGGCGGCGACACCGTCAGCCTGTACCGGCCGCACGACCACGTCTGGCACAAGGGCATCGCCTGGTCGCTGCCCAACGTGGGGGCGGCCAACTTCTGGGGCGGGCCGACCTACGTCCGCGACCGCGGATACCGGCAGTTGGCCAACGACGGGGCGATGCTGCACCGCGGCTTCGACCGCCTGGCGGCCGCCCCGGACTCCGTGGCGGTCGACGAGCGCCTGGACTGGGTCACCGAGCAGGGCGAGACGTGGTTCACCGAGACCCGCGGGTTCCGGGTCGCCGTGGACCCCGCCCGCCAGGCGTGGACCCTCGTTTTCGAGACGGCGTTCACCAACCTGACCGACGCCGAGATCGCCATGGGCAGTCCCACCACGGAAGGCAGAGACAACGCCGGATACGGCGGGCTCTTCTGGCGCGGCCCCCGCTCCTTCAGCGGCGGCCGCGTCTACGGCCCGCATGGCGAGGGCGGCGACGACATGATGGGCGTGCGCGCCCCGTGGATGGCCTTCGCCGGCCGCCACGACGAGCACGACCGGGCCTCCACCCTGGTGTTCGTGGACGCGCCGGAGAACCCGGGCCACCCGGTGCAGTGGTTCGTGCGCTCGGGGATTTTCGCCTGCGTGTGCCCGGCACCGTTCTTCAGCGAGGAGGTACCGGCCCCGCCCGGCGCGGCGTTGGGCTACCGCTACGCGGTCGTCGTCTCCGACGGCGACCGGGGGAGCTCGGGCAGCGCGGAGCTGGCCGAGCTGGGCCTGGCCGAGCTGGAGCGGGCCGCGCGGGGGAAGGCGGGCGCACCGTGA
- a CDS encoding cupin domain-containing protein, whose amino-acid sequence MNSSVPGPGEAAPTAVPGVPGFPGGTAVSHLHVYDWPAADGLAGGSPHLHTASAEGYVVVRGRGTLETLSSAGFTETPLGLGTLLWFTPGTVHRLVNGSGDLELLVVMQNAGLPENGDAVLTYPPDVLADPEAYARATAIPAWADFPDAASAHAAMSKAARERRDLAIDGYLRLRERVAAEGGGALADLYEAAIGLVRDKAAGWHHHWERGPHGQAEATGRHIAELASGRGRHLHESALYTADSPSRPWRTGMCGMLQVWDLDGAHPIG is encoded by the coding sequence GTGAACTCCTCCGTTCCGGGCCCCGGCGAGGCGGCCCCGACCGCGGTTCCAGGGGTTCCCGGATTCCCCGGGGGCACCGCGGTCTCCCACCTGCACGTCTACGACTGGCCCGCCGCAGACGGCCTGGCCGGCGGATCCCCCCACCTGCACACCGCGTCCGCGGAGGGCTACGTGGTCGTGCGCGGCCGGGGAACGCTGGAGACGCTGAGCAGCGCGGGCTTCACCGAGACCCCGCTCGGTCTGGGCACGCTGCTGTGGTTCACCCCCGGCACCGTCCACCGGCTGGTCAACGGCAGCGGGGACCTGGAGCTGCTCGTCGTCATGCAGAACGCGGGACTGCCGGAGAACGGCGACGCGGTGCTGACCTACCCGCCGGACGTGCTCGCCGACCCCGAGGCGTACGCGCGGGCGACGGCCATCCCCGCGTGGGCGGACTTCCCCGATGCCGCATCGGCGCACGCGGCGATGTCCAAGGCCGCGCGCGAGCGCCGCGACCTGGCCATCGACGGATATCTGCGGCTGCGCGAGCGCGTCGCGGCCGAAGGGGGCGGCGCGCTGGCCGACCTCTACGAGGCGGCGATCGGGCTGGTGCGGGACAAGGCGGCGGGCTGGCACCACCACTGGGAGCGCGGCCCGCACGGCCAGGCCGAGGCCACCGGCCGCCACATCGCCGAACTCGCCTCCGGGCGCGGACGGCACCTGCACGAGTCGGCCCTCTACACGGCCGACTCCCCGTCGAGGCCGTGGCGCACCGGTATGTGCGGGATGCTGCAGGTCTGGGACCTCGACGGCGCCCACCCCATCGGCTGA
- a CDS encoding ATP-binding protein — MYGSEQERRTSRALRCHRIVAGRRSQVGAARGWAAQRLRGVDRADDVLLAVSELVTNAIVHSRSGAPGGWARLHLRRWPTGVEVRVADLGAADRPQRAAASECAESGRGMALVTAVADEWGTQETPYGLTVWARFSTAGDAR, encoded by the coding sequence ATGTACGGGTCGGAGCAGGAGCGCAGGACCTCCCGGGCACTGCGCTGCCACCGGATCGTGGCGGGACGGCGCAGCCAGGTGGGGGCGGCACGGGGGTGGGCGGCGCAGCGGCTCCGCGGGGTCGACCGCGCCGACGACGTGCTGCTGGCGGTCAGCGAACTGGTGACCAACGCCATCGTCCATTCGCGCTCGGGTGCCCCCGGCGGATGGGCCCGACTACACCTGAGGCGCTGGCCGACCGGGGTCGAGGTGCGCGTGGCCGACCTCGGAGCCGCGGACCGCCCGCAGCGGGCCGCGGCCTCGGAGTGCGCCGAAAGCGGCCGGGGGATGGCGCTCGTCACCGCCGTGGCCGATGAGTGGGGCACGCAGGAGACCCCCTACGGGCTGACCGTCTGGGCGCGCTTCAGCACCGCCGGGGACGCGCGGTGA
- a CDS encoding DUF6221 family protein, giving the protein MTELLDFLQARLAEDERAAQQQMVPIPGSRESDEPPSEWPRSPGRAPDRRMLLDVDAKRRIIELYAEAAAEEHGLHPEADPCREVLDIVMHLLALPYADHPDYDRSWNP; this is encoded by the coding sequence ATGACCGAACTCCTGGATTTCCTGCAGGCCCGCCTGGCCGAGGACGAACGGGCGGCCCAGCAGCAGATGGTCCCCATCCCCGGCTCCAGGGAGTCCGACGAGCCGCCCTCGGAGTGGCCGCGCTCCCCCGGGCGCGCCCCCGACCGGCGCATGCTGCTGGACGTGGATGCCAAGCGGCGGATCATCGAGCTCTACGCCGAGGCCGCCGCTGAGGAGCACGGCCTGCACCCGGAGGCCGACCCCTGCCGCGAGGTGCTCGACATCGTGATGCACCTGCTCGCGCTGCCCTACGCCGACCACCCCGACTACGACCGGTCCTGGAACCCGTGA
- a CDS encoding carboxylate-amine ligase, with the protein MTTAERLGHGYPTVGVEEEFLLVDADGHLSARGPEVLGDTQRGSGEVQCELARCQVESATSVCGNAGELLADLRSLRARLAASARHRGLRVLAVGAPVLAESRPPPVTPERRYRRMAEHFGAIVDSGGICGCHVHVAIPDRETGVRVSNHLRPWLPVLLALTANSPFSGGADTGYASWRQVTWSRWPSALPTPLFASLADYEARVRGLLDSGAALDRGMIYWDIRLSEHNPTLEVRVCDVAATAEEAALIAVLVRGLVSAGLGDVAAGRRPPDLPVEALVGQLWRAARGGLEGRCADPETGELTPARVLLKRLLERVRPDLAECGDLDFAESALAALYRMGDGARRQRMAFRRRESLTDVVNHIAATTCADLVEIA; encoded by the coding sequence ATGACGACGGCTGAACGCCTAGGCCACGGTTATCCGACGGTCGGGGTCGAAGAGGAGTTCCTGCTGGTCGACGCCGACGGTCACCTGTCAGCGCGGGGACCGGAGGTGCTCGGCGACACCCAGCGGGGCAGCGGCGAGGTGCAGTGCGAGCTCGCCCGCTGCCAGGTGGAGTCGGCCACCTCGGTGTGCGGCAACGCCGGGGAACTGCTGGCGGACCTGCGGAGCCTGCGGGCGCGCCTGGCCGCCTCGGCGCGGCACCGGGGACTGCGCGTGCTCGCCGTGGGCGCGCCGGTCCTGGCCGAGTCGAGACCGCCTCCGGTGACCCCCGAGCGCCGCTACCGGCGCATGGCCGAGCACTTCGGCGCCATCGTCGACTCGGGCGGCATCTGCGGCTGCCACGTCCACGTGGCCATACCGGACCGCGAGACCGGGGTCCGGGTCAGCAACCACCTGCGCCCCTGGCTGCCCGTTCTGCTGGCGCTGACGGCCAACTCCCCATTCTCGGGGGGAGCCGACACCGGGTACGCGAGCTGGCGGCAGGTGACGTGGTCGCGCTGGCCCTCGGCGCTGCCGACGCCGCTGTTCGCCTCGCTGGCCGACTACGAGGCCAGGGTGCGCGGGCTGCTCGACTCCGGAGCGGCGCTGGACCGCGGAATGATCTACTGGGACATCCGGCTGTCCGAGCACAACCCGACGCTGGAGGTGCGGGTCTGCGACGTCGCCGCCACCGCCGAGGAGGCCGCGCTGATCGCCGTGCTGGTCCGCGGGCTGGTGAGCGCGGGGCTGGGCGACGTCGCCGCCGGGCGCCGACCGCCGGACCTCCCCGTCGAGGCCCTGGTGGGACAGCTGTGGCGCGCCGCCCGCGGCGGGCTGGAGGGGCGCTGCGCCGACCCCGAGACCGGGGAGCTCACACCGGCGCGCGTCCTGCTGAAGCGGCTCCTCGAACGCGTCCGGCCGGACCTGGCCGAGTGCGGCGACCTCGATTTCGCCGAGTCCGCGCTGGCGGCCCTGTACCGGATGGGCGACGGCGCCCGGCGCCAGCGCATGGCCTTCCGCAGGCGGGAGAGCCTCACCGACGTCGTGAACCACATCGCCGCGACGACCTGCGCCGACCTGGTCGAGATCGCCTGA
- the hrpA gene encoding ATP-dependent RNA helicase HrpA: protein MKTPPVRSPLADLRDRLPELTLRDQHRLRRRIEGARKVRDPRKQKTVADAIAADIDSAELSVARRRSALPEIGYPEQLPVSQRKDDILAAIRDHQVVIVAGETGSGKTTQLPKICMELGRGVHGTIGHTQPRRLAARTVAERIAEELDTPLGEAVGYKVRFTDQAGENTLVKLMTDGILLAEIQQDRMLRAYDTLIIDEAHERSLNIDFLLGYLKELLPRRPDLKVVITSATIDPERFSRHFGDAPIVEVSGRTYPVEVRYRPLTGDAEEDEDDLDQTQGICAAVDELSAEGPGDILVFLSGEREIRDTADALAKHVGNRPSAPEILPLYARLSAAEQHRVFTGHRGRRVVLATNVAETSLTVPGIRYVIDPGTARISRYSHRTKVQRLPIEPVSQASANQRKGRCGRVAEGVCIRLYSEEDFLSRPEFTDPEILRTNLASVILQMAALGLGDIAAFPFVEGPDHRQIKDGVHLLHELGALDRDEKDPRRRLTPLGRKLAQLPVDPRLGRMVLEADGNGCVREVMIIAAALSIQDPRERPVDKQQAAAEKHARFADKESDFLAYLNLWNHVREKQRELSGSQFRRLCRTEFLNYLRIREWQDIYSQLKQVAKTMGVTLNTAVPDPRHVHLSLLSGLLSHIGLKDPEKHEYLGARGARFGIFPGSSLFKKQPRWVMSAELVETSRLWGRVNARIEPEWAESLAQHLVKRTYSEPHWEKNQGAVMAYERVTLYGVPIVAQRKVNYGRIDPEVSRELFIRHALVEGDWQTHHRFFHANRRLLEEVEDLEHRARRRDILVDDETLFDFYDQRVGSEAVSARHFDSWWKRTRRDRPELLDFEKSMLINETAEDVSETDYPDFWRQGELRFPLTYQFEPGTEADGVTVHIPLEVLNQVGPEGFDWQIPGLRQELVTALIRSLPKPVRRGFVPVPDHARTVLGRITPYEEPLLDALTRELGRMGGSPVRRADWQPERIPDHLRMTFRAVDDKQRKLAEDKDLDALRLRLKPRLQAAISAEAEGVERSGLTSWDFDELPQTFERRAVGHAVKGYPALVDEGGDVAVRIFDTEAEQRTAMWAGTRRLLLINLASPAKYVQGRLGNQAKLALSHNPHGSVAKLFDDCTACAVDALMAESGGPGWDAASFARLHDHVRAGLTDTVVDVVGTVERVLAAAHAVEKRLKGTTSLAVLPSLADIQAQLGGLIHRGFVTATGRRRLPDLVRYLRAIDHRLTKLPENPRRDQMHMAKVEQMRQAHRRLLDSLPPGRPPEAEHEEIRWMIEELRVSYFAQEVGTAYPISDKRILKAIDRLS from the coding sequence ATGAAAACGCCGCCTGTGAGATCCCCCCTCGCCGACCTCCGCGATCGCCTGCCCGAGCTGACGCTGCGCGACCAGCACCGGCTGCGCCGCCGCATCGAGGGTGCGCGCAAGGTCCGCGATCCCCGGAAGCAGAAGACGGTCGCCGACGCGATCGCCGCAGACATCGACTCCGCCGAGCTGAGCGTCGCCCGGCGGCGCTCCGCGCTGCCCGAGATCGGCTATCCGGAGCAGCTCCCGGTCAGTCAGCGCAAGGACGACATCCTCGCCGCGATCCGCGACCACCAGGTGGTGATCGTCGCCGGTGAGACGGGGTCGGGCAAGACCACCCAGCTGCCCAAGATCTGCATGGAGCTCGGGCGGGGCGTGCACGGGACGATCGGGCACACCCAGCCGCGGCGGCTGGCGGCGCGGACCGTCGCCGAGCGCATCGCCGAGGAGCTGGACACGCCACTGGGCGAGGCGGTCGGCTACAAGGTGCGCTTCACCGACCAGGCCGGTGAGAACACGCTGGTCAAGCTCATGACCGACGGCATCCTGCTGGCGGAGATCCAGCAGGACCGGATGCTGCGGGCCTACGACACGCTGATCATCGACGAGGCGCACGAGCGCAGCCTCAACATCGACTTCCTCCTCGGCTACCTCAAGGAGCTGCTGCCGCGCCGACCCGACCTGAAGGTGGTCATCACCTCCGCGACGATCGACCCGGAGCGCTTCTCCCGGCACTTCGGCGACGCCCCCATCGTCGAGGTCTCCGGGCGGACCTACCCGGTGGAGGTGCGCTACCGCCCGCTGACCGGCGACGCCGAAGAGGACGAGGACGACCTCGACCAGACCCAGGGCATCTGCGCGGCCGTGGACGAGCTGTCGGCCGAGGGCCCCGGCGACATCCTGGTCTTCCTCAGCGGGGAGCGGGAGATCCGCGACACCGCCGACGCGCTGGCCAAACACGTCGGGAACCGGCCCTCGGCGCCGGAGATCCTCCCGCTGTACGCGCGGCTGTCGGCGGCCGAGCAGCATCGGGTCTTCACCGGGCACCGCGGCCGCCGCGTCGTGCTGGCCACCAACGTCGCCGAGACCTCGCTGACGGTGCCGGGCATCAGGTACGTGATCGACCCCGGTACCGCGCGCATCTCGCGCTACAGCCACCGGACCAAGGTGCAGCGGCTGCCGATCGAACCGGTCTCCCAGGCCTCGGCCAACCAGCGCAAAGGGCGCTGCGGCCGCGTGGCCGAGGGCGTCTGCATCCGGCTGTACTCGGAGGAGGACTTCCTCTCCCGGCCGGAGTTCACCGACCCCGAGATCCTGCGCACCAACCTGGCCTCGGTCATCCTGCAGATGGCGGCGCTGGGACTGGGCGACATCGCGGCCTTCCCCTTCGTCGAGGGCCCGGACCACCGCCAGATCAAGGACGGCGTGCACCTGCTGCACGAGCTGGGTGCGCTGGACCGCGACGAGAAGGACCCGCGCAGGCGGCTGACCCCGCTCGGCCGCAAACTGGCGCAACTGCCGGTCGACCCGCGGCTGGGCCGCATGGTGCTGGAGGCCGACGGCAACGGCTGCGTGCGGGAGGTCATGATCATCGCCGCCGCGTTGTCGATCCAGGACCCGCGCGAGCGCCCAGTGGACAAGCAGCAGGCCGCGGCCGAGAAGCACGCGCGCTTCGCCGACAAGGAGTCGGACTTCCTCGCCTACCTCAACCTCTGGAACCACGTGCGCGAGAAGCAGCGCGAGCTCTCGGGCAGCCAGTTCCGCAGGCTGTGCCGGACCGAGTTCCTCAACTACCTGCGCATCCGCGAGTGGCAGGACATCTACTCCCAGCTCAAGCAGGTCGCCAAGACCATGGGGGTCACGCTCAACACCGCGGTCCCCGACCCCAGGCACGTGCACCTGTCGCTGCTGTCGGGGCTGCTCTCCCACATCGGACTCAAGGACCCCGAGAAGCACGAGTACCTCGGCGCTCGGGGGGCGCGCTTCGGGATCTTCCCCGGTTCGTCGCTGTTCAAGAAGCAGCCGCGCTGGGTGATGTCGGCCGAGCTGGTGGAGACCTCGCGGCTGTGGGGCCGCGTCAACGCCCGCATCGAGCCCGAGTGGGCCGAGTCGCTGGCCCAGCACCTGGTCAAGCGCACCTACAGCGAGCCGCACTGGGAGAAGAACCAGGGCGCGGTGATGGCCTACGAGAGGGTCACGCTCTACGGCGTGCCGATCGTGGCTCAGCGCAAGGTCAACTACGGGCGCATCGACCCCGAGGTCTCCAGGGAGCTGTTCATCCGGCACGCGCTGGTGGAGGGCGACTGGCAGACCCACCACCGGTTCTTCCACGCCAACCGGCGGCTGCTGGAGGAGGTGGAGGACCTGGAGCACCGCGCCCGGCGGCGCGACATCCTGGTCGACGACGAGACGCTCTTCGACTTCTACGACCAGCGGGTCGGCTCCGAGGCCGTCTCCGCCCGGCACTTCGACTCCTGGTGGAAGCGGACCCGGCGGGACCGGCCCGAGCTGCTCGACTTCGAGAAGTCGATGCTGATCAACGAGACCGCCGAGGACGTCAGCGAGACCGACTACCCCGACTTCTGGCGGCAGGGCGAGCTGCGGTTCCCGCTGACCTACCAGTTCGAGCCGGGCACCGAGGCCGACGGCGTCACCGTGCACATCCCGCTGGAGGTGCTCAACCAGGTGGGCCCCGAAGGGTTCGACTGGCAGATCCCGGGCCTGCGCCAGGAGCTGGTGACCGCGCTGATCCGGTCGCTGCCCAAGCCGGTGCGCCGCGGCTTCGTCCCCGTGCCCGACCACGCCCGGACGGTGCTGGGACGGATCACCCCCTACGAGGAGCCGCTGCTGGACGCGTTGACGCGCGAGCTCGGCCGCATGGGCGGCTCGCCGGTGCGGCGCGCCGACTGGCAGCCGGAGCGGATCCCCGACCACCTGAGGATGACGTTCCGGGCGGTGGACGACAAGCAGCGGAAGCTGGCCGAGGACAAGGACCTCGACGCGCTCAGGCTGCGCCTCAAGCCCAGGCTGCAGGCCGCGATCTCGGCCGAGGCCGAGGGCGTCGAACGGAGCGGGCTGACCTCCTGGGACTTCGACGAGCTCCCTCAGACGTTCGAGCGCAGAGCGGTCGGCCACGCGGTCAAGGGCTACCCCGCGCTGGTGGACGAGGGCGGCGACGTCGCCGTGCGCATCTTCGACACCGAGGCCGAGCAGCGCACGGCCATGTGGGCCGGCACCCGCCGGCTGCTGCTGATCAACCTCGCGTCGCCGGCCAAGTACGTCCAGGGCCGGCTGGGCAACCAGGCGAAACTGGCGCTGAGCCACAACCCGCACGGCAGCGTGGCGAAACTGTTCGACGACTGCACGGCCTGCGCCGTGGACGCGCTGATGGCCGAATCCGGCGGACCGGGCTGGGATGCCGCCTCCTTCGCCAGACTGCACGACCACGTCCGGGCCGGGCTCACCGACACCGTGGTGGACGTCGTCGGCACCGTCGAGCGCGTCCTGGCGGCCGCGCACGCGGTGGAGAAGCGGCTGAAGGGCACGACCAGCCTGGCGGTGCTGCCGTCACTGGCCGACATCCAGGCGCAGTTGGGCGGGCTGATCCACCGGGGCTTCGTCACCGCCACCGGCCGCAGGCGACTGCCCGACCTGGTGCGCTACCTGCGTGCGATCGACCACCGGCTGACCAAGCTCCCGGAGAACCCGCGCCGCGACCAGATGCACATGGCCAAGGTCGAGCAGATGCGCCAGGCCCACCGGCGGCTGCTGGACTCCCTGCCGCCCGGCCGGCCGCCGGAGGCCGAGCACGAGGAGATCCGCTGGATGATCGAGGAGCTCCGGGTCAGCTACTTCGCCCAGGAGGTCGGGACCGCCTACCCGATCTCCGACAAGCGGATCCTGAAGGCCATCGACCGGCTGTCCTAG
- a CDS encoding SanA/YdcF family protein translates to MPKTRPKARWIALGALALAALAFTPVTWLHVSTADHRDALADAPARPVAIVLGAGLTPDGRPTPSLARRLDIAAELYRSGRVEAILATGDNSLDSYNETDAMRGHLIEAGVPEAKAAGDYAGFSTWDSCVRAREVFGVEKATVVTQSFHLPRAVALCRAAGIEAGGVGDPGWGEERLVANVYGYTREVPAAFKAVTEAVLQPEPRFLGDHETTVQRALETPRRE, encoded by the coding sequence ATGCCGAAGACGAGACCGAAGGCCCGTTGGATCGCGCTGGGCGCGCTGGCGCTCGCCGCACTGGCGTTCACCCCGGTCACCTGGCTGCACGTGTCCACAGCCGACCACCGCGACGCCCTCGCCGACGCGCCGGCGCGTCCGGTGGCGATCGTGCTGGGCGCCGGCCTCACCCCGGACGGGCGGCCCACACCGTCCCTGGCGCGCCGCCTCGACATCGCCGCTGAGCTGTACCGGTCGGGCAGGGTGGAGGCGATCCTGGCCACCGGCGACAACAGCCTGGACTCCTACAACGAGACCGACGCCATGCGCGGCCACCTCATCGAGGCGGGTGTGCCCGAGGCGAAGGCGGCCGGCGACTACGCCGGGTTCAGCACCTGGGACTCCTGCGTGCGGGCCCGCGAGGTCTTCGGTGTGGAGAAGGCCACCGTGGTCACCCAGTCCTTCCACCTGCCCCGGGCGGTGGCGCTGTGCCGGGCCGCCGGCATCGAGGCCGGCGGCGTGGGCGACCCCGGCTGGGGCGAAGAGCGCCTGGTCGCCAACGTCTACGGCTACACCCGTGAGGTCCCCGCCGCCTTCAAGGCGGTGACCGAAGCGGTCCTCCAGCCCGAACCGCGGTTCCTCGGCGACCACGAGACCACCGTGCAAAGAGCCCTGGAGACCCCGCGCCGCGAGTAG
- a CDS encoding SanA/YdcF family protein, with translation MRTGTWTRAAVAGVALALAPTAWMYAASARRRFGAAEVPERPVAIVLGAAAWPDGPSPLLARRLDLAAELLRSGKVRALLVSGDNRRESGFETDVMTDHLVRQGVPEEAITADPAGYRTWESCVRARGAYGVTAATVVTQSFHLPRAVTLCRAVGVDAVGVGDPSLARRSRSTGYGYLRELGANARAVCDVVRWLSRRS, from the coding sequence GTGAGGACGGGAACGTGGACGCGGGCGGCGGTCGCGGGGGTCGCGCTGGCGCTGGCGCCGACGGCGTGGATGTACGCGGCGAGCGCGCGGCGCAGGTTCGGCGCCGCTGAGGTCCCGGAGCGCCCGGTGGCGATCGTGCTCGGCGCCGCCGCGTGGCCCGACGGGCCGTCCCCGCTGCTGGCCCGCCGCCTCGACCTCGCAGCCGAGCTGCTGCGCTCCGGAAAGGTGCGCGCGCTCCTGGTGTCCGGCGACAACCGGCGGGAATCGGGGTTCGAGACCGATGTCATGACCGACCACCTGGTCCGGCAGGGCGTCCCGGAGGAGGCGATCACGGCCGACCCCGCCGGGTACCGCACGTGGGAGAGCTGCGTGCGGGCGCGCGGAGCCTACGGCGTGACCGCGGCGACCGTGGTCACCCAGTCCTTCCACCTGCCCCGGGCGGTGACGCTGTGCCGGGCCGTGGGGGTGGACGCCGTCGGCGTGGGCGATCCCAGCCTGGCCCGCCGGTCGCGCTCCACCGGCTACGGCTACCTCCGCGAGCTCGGCGCCAACGCCAGGGCGGTGTGCGACGTGGTCCGGTGGCTGTCCCGCCGATCTTGA
- a CDS encoding cation:proton antiporter domain-containing protein codes for MPRDPPSPAPKRHGRGEASRISTFNLALLAVGATVLLVGLFSDLVKRAMLSGPLIALVLGVLLGPQVTGLLDPARWGEESLLLEQAARLTVAMSLMGIAMRLSGPYFRRNTRSLAVVLVPLMVAMWLVTGLLAFWILGVPIWVAMLVGAVLTPTDPVVASSIVQGSVAQRCIPARVRNFLSAESGANDGLAYPLVFLAVLMLERPAAEALPHWLLHTLLWEVGAAVILGAALGYVAGLLLRWGRAHHTDTGTSLLVYSLALTLTVLGATKLAGTDGLLAVFVAGLLFSRTISAEDEKREENIQEAINNFFLLPVFVLLGLALPWREWAELGWRGPALAVAVLLLRRLPAYMALSPLMHPVRDLRETVFLGWFGPIGVAALFYANLSLHETPTNLAWTAGSLVICASVLAHGVTAKPMTQWLGRGSRP; via the coding sequence GTGCCGCGGGATCCGCCGTCTCCGGCGCCGAAGCGGCACGGACGCGGGGAGGCGAGCCGAATTTCAACGTTCAATCTGGCGCTGCTGGCCGTCGGCGCGACGGTCCTGCTCGTCGGGCTCTTCAGCGACCTCGTCAAGCGGGCGATGCTCTCGGGGCCGCTCATCGCCCTGGTCCTGGGCGTGCTGCTGGGCCCCCAGGTCACCGGACTGCTGGACCCCGCGCGGTGGGGCGAGGAGTCCCTGCTCCTGGAACAGGCCGCCCGGCTCACCGTCGCGATGTCCCTGATGGGGATCGCGATGCGGCTCTCCGGCCCATACTTCCGCAGGAACACGCGGTCGCTGGCCGTGGTGCTGGTCCCCCTCATGGTGGCGATGTGGCTGGTCACGGGATTGCTGGCGTTCTGGATCCTGGGCGTGCCGATCTGGGTGGCAATGCTGGTGGGCGCGGTGCTCACGCCGACCGACCCGGTCGTGGCCAGCAGCATCGTGCAGGGCTCGGTCGCGCAGCGCTGCATTCCGGCGCGCGTGCGCAACTTCCTGTCCGCCGAATCCGGGGCCAACGACGGACTGGCCTATCCCCTGGTGTTCCTGGCCGTGCTGATGCTCGAACGTCCGGCGGCCGAAGCGCTGCCGCACTGGCTGCTGCACACCCTGCTCTGGGAGGTGGGCGCCGCCGTCATCCTGGGCGCCGCTCTCGGATACGTCGCCGGGCTGCTGCTGAGATGGGGCCGCGCGCACCACACCGACACCGGGACGTCCCTGCTGGTCTACAGCCTCGCGCTGACACTGACCGTGCTCGGCGCCACCAAGCTGGCCGGGACCGACGGCCTGCTGGCCGTGTTCGTCGCGGGCCTGCTGTTCAGCCGCACGATCTCGGCCGAGGACGAGAAGCGGGAGGAGAACATCCAGGAGGCGATCAACAACTTCTTCCTGCTGCCCGTCTTCGTGCTCCTCGGGCTCGCGCTGCCGTGGCGGGAGTGGGCCGAACTGGGCTGGCGCGGCCCGGCACTGGCGGTCGCGGTCCTGCTGCTGCGCCGGCTGCCCGCCTACATGGCGCTGAGCCCGCTCATGCACCCTGTGCGCGACCTGCGGGAGACGGTGTTCCTGGGCTGGTTCGGGCCGATCGGGGTGGCGGCGCTGTTCTACGCGAACCTGAGCCTGCACGAGACGCCGACCAATCTGGCCTGGACTGCCGGCAGCCTGGTCATCTGCGCGTCCGTGCTGGCCCACGGGGTGACGGCCAAGCCCATGACCCAATGGCTCGGGCGAGGCTCCCGTCCGTGA